A stretch of the Sulfuritortus calidifontis genome encodes the following:
- a CDS encoding crossover junction endodeoxyribonuclease RuvC, translating into MTTTILALDLGTTTGWALRGSDGHITSGSESFRPQRFEGGGMRFLRFKRWLTELKAVTSGIDCLHFEEVRRHVSTDAAHAYGGFLATLTAWCEHHQIPYQGVPVGTIKKHATGKGNAGKDDVIASVTARGHAPVDDNEADALALLHWAIQHHDDGQEV; encoded by the coding sequence ATGACCACGACCATCCTCGCCCTCGATCTGGGCACCACCACCGGCTGGGCACTGCGCGGCAGTGACGGCCACATCACGAGCGGCTCCGAGAGCTTCCGGCCGCAGCGCTTCGAAGGCGGCGGAATGCGCTTCCTGCGCTTCAAACGCTGGCTCACCGAACTGAAGGCCGTCACCAGTGGCATCGACTGCCTGCACTTCGAAGAGGTGCGTCGCCACGTCTCGACCGATGCTGCCCACGCCTACGGCGGTTTCCTTGCCACGCTCACGGCGTGGTGCGAGCACCACCAGATCCCGTACCAAGGCGTGCCTGTCGGCACGATCAAGAAGCACGCCACGGGCAAGGGCAACGCTGGCAAGGACGATGTGATCGCTTCCGTCACCGCGCGCGGGCACGCGCCGGTCGACGACAACGAGGCCGATGCCCTGGCGCTGCTGCACTGGGCGATCCAGCATCACGACGACGGCCAGGAGGTGTGA
- a CDS encoding DUF6362 family protein has translation MTEWTIEDVAARFEEAASTGRRLPPVRVQGYFNTWPVIVRKEWETFAADEHVYRPFPPTPEAIDRMLETMKWVQWLEIEQRHLVWMRAKRYGWRDITIRFACDRTTAWRRWQRALEIVAEKLNSEGIRAPSKIVGQAG, from the coding sequence ATGACTGAGTGGACGATTGAGGATGTGGCGGCCCGCTTCGAGGAAGCCGCCAGCACCGGACGACGCCTGCCCCCTGTGCGTGTGCAGGGCTACTTCAACACGTGGCCTGTCATCGTGCGCAAGGAGTGGGAGACGTTCGCAGCCGACGAGCACGTCTATCGGCCGTTCCCACCCACACCCGAAGCCATCGACCGGATGCTGGAGACGATGAAGTGGGTGCAGTGGCTGGAGATCGAGCAGCGCCACCTTGTGTGGATGCGCGCCAAGCGCTACGGCTGGCGAGACATCACGATCCGCTTTGCCTGCGACCGCACGACGGCGTGGCGTCGCTGGCAGCGGGCGCTGGAAATCGTGGCTGAGAAGCTCAACAGCGAAGGCATCCGTGCGCCCTCCAAAATCGTAGGCCAAGCAGGGTAA
- a CDS encoding site-specific DNA-methyltransferase has translation MNTLNVEYRKVEALIPYARNPRTHAESQIAKIAASIVEYGWTNPILVDGDNGIIAGHGRLAAARKLGLDQVPVIELAHLTPAQKRALVIADNRLALDAGWDEELLALELAELSEAGYELALTGFERFEIDALLADAAIADEPEQQDAEADAEPDADDDVPGTPVVPVSRPGDVWQIGAHRLICGDATDPSVIAALMQGDLSRLCFTSPPYGNQRDYTSGGISDWDGLMRGVFAHLPMAGDGQVLVNLGLIHRDNEVIPYWDGWLSWMRQQGWRRFAWYVWDQGPGMPGDWAGRFAPSFEFVFHFNRESRKPNKIVPCKHAGQESHLRADGSSTAMRGKDGEVGGWTHKGLPTQDTRIPDSVIRVMRHKGKIGQDIDHPAVFPVALPEFVIEAYTDAGDIVFEPFGGSGTTMLAAERTGRICCSVEIAPQYVDVAIKRFQQNHPGIPVTLIATGQSFEQVAVERATTPDAEVVA, from the coding sequence TTGAACACGCTCAACGTCGAGTACCGCAAGGTCGAGGCGCTGATTCCTTACGCCCGCAATCCGCGCACGCACGCCGAGAGCCAGATCGCCAAGATCGCGGCCAGCATCGTCGAGTACGGTTGGACGAATCCGATCCTGGTCGACGGCGACAACGGCATCATCGCCGGGCACGGGCGTTTGGCCGCTGCGCGCAAGCTCGGCCTGGATCAGGTGCCGGTGATCGAACTTGCGCACCTGACCCCGGCGCAGAAGCGCGCGCTCGTCATCGCCGATAACCGGCTGGCGCTGGATGCGGGCTGGGACGAGGAGCTGCTGGCGCTGGAACTGGCCGAGCTTTCCGAGGCCGGGTACGAGCTGGCGCTGACCGGCTTCGAGCGGTTCGAGATCGACGCGCTGCTGGCCGATGCCGCCATTGCCGATGAGCCAGAGCAGCAGGATGCGGAAGCTGATGCCGAGCCCGACGCCGACGATGACGTGCCGGGTACGCCGGTGGTGCCGGTGTCGCGCCCGGGCGACGTCTGGCAGATCGGGGCACACCGCTTGATCTGCGGCGACGCCACCGACCCGAGCGTGATCGCCGCACTGATGCAGGGTGACCTCTCTCGCCTGTGCTTCACCTCGCCTCCCTACGGCAACCAGCGCGACTACACCTCCGGCGGCATCTCCGATTGGGATGGCCTGATGCGTGGCGTGTTCGCGCACCTGCCGATGGCAGGCGACGGTCAGGTGCTGGTCAACCTGGGCCTGATCCACCGCGACAACGAGGTGATCCCGTATTGGGACGGCTGGTTATCCTGGATGCGTCAACAAGGTTGGCGGCGCTTCGCGTGGTACGTCTGGGATCAGGGTCCAGGGATGCCCGGCGACTGGGCAGGCCGCTTCGCGCCGAGCTTCGAGTTCGTCTTTCACTTCAACCGGGAGAGCCGTAAGCCGAACAAGATCGTCCCCTGCAAGCACGCAGGCCAGGAATCCCACCTGCGCGCCGACGGGTCGTCCACCGCGATGCGCGGCAAGGATGGCGAGGTGGGCGGCTGGACGCACAAGGGGCTGCCGACGCAAGACACCCGTATCCCCGACTCGGTGATCCGCGTGATGCGCCACAAGGGCAAGATCGGCCAGGACATTGACCACCCGGCCGTGTTCCCGGTGGCGCTGCCGGAATTCGTGATCGAGGCTTACACGGACGCGGGCGACATCGTGTTTGAGCCCTTCGGCGGCAGCGGCACGACGATGCTGGCCGCCGAGCGCACCGGTCGGATCTGCTGCAGCGTGGAGATCGCCCCGCAGTACGTGGACGTGGCCATCAAGCGGTTCCAGCAGAACCACCCCGGCATACCGGTCACCTTGATCGCCACCGGTCAGTCCTTCGAGCAGGTCGCCGTTGAGCGCGCCACCACCCCGGATGCCGAGGTGGTGGCATGA
- a CDS encoding site-specific DNA-methyltransferase, whose protein sequence is MNWLADKIEQWPTAKLLPYARNARTHSEDQVAQIAASIAEFGFTNPILAGSDGIIVAGHGRLAAAQKLGLERVPVVVLDHLSQTQRRALVIADNRIAENAGWDDAMLRIELEALQLDGFDLDITGFDADALAELIAGDEPDNEGQTDEDAVPEVSETPISRPGDVWVMGQHRLLCGDSTVAESYERLMRGAAADMVFTDPPYNVNYANSAKDKMRGKDRAILNDNLGDGFYDFLLAALTPTVAHCRGGIYVAMSSSELDVLQAAFRAAGGKWSTFIIWAKNTFTLGRADYQRQYEPILYGWPEGATRHWCGDRDQGDVWNIKKPQKNDLHPTMKPVELVERAIRNSSRPGNVVLDPFGGSGTTLIAAEKSGRVARLIELDPKYVDVIVRRWEDFTGKQATREADGAVLDQAASDSSTISQ, encoded by the coding sequence ATGAACTGGCTGGCCGACAAGATCGAACAGTGGCCTACCGCCAAGCTGCTGCCCTACGCCCGCAACGCGCGCACCCATTCCGAAGACCAGGTAGCGCAGATCGCTGCCAGCATCGCGGAGTTTGGATTCACCAATCCGATCCTGGCGGGCAGTGACGGGATCATCGTCGCGGGCCACGGTCGTCTCGCCGCCGCCCAGAAGCTCGGGCTGGAGCGGGTGCCTGTCGTGGTGCTCGACCATCTGAGCCAGACGCAGCGCCGGGCCCTGGTCATTGCGGACAACCGCATCGCCGAGAACGCGGGCTGGGACGACGCGATGCTCAGGATTGAACTGGAAGCCTTGCAGCTCGATGGTTTCGATCTGGACATCACCGGCTTCGACGCCGACGCACTGGCCGAACTGATCGCGGGCGACGAGCCGGACAACGAGGGCCAGACCGATGAGGATGCGGTACCCGAGGTCAGCGAGACACCCATCTCGCGTCCGGGCGATGTCTGGGTCATGGGCCAGCACCGGCTGCTGTGTGGCGACTCGACCGTGGCCGAGAGCTACGAGCGCCTGATGCGAGGCGCGGCGGCGGACATGGTCTTCACCGATCCGCCGTACAACGTGAACTACGCTAACAGCGCCAAGGACAAGATGCGCGGCAAGGATCGCGCCATCCTCAACGACAACCTCGGTGATGGCTTCTACGATTTCCTGCTGGCGGCACTGACGCCCACCGTCGCCCATTGCCGGGGCGGTATCTACGTGGCGATGTCCTCCAGCGAACTCGATGTGCTGCAGGCTGCCTTCCGCGCCGCTGGTGGCAAATGGTCGACCTTCATCATCTGGGCCAAGAACACCTTCACGCTGGGACGCGCCGACTACCAACGCCAGTACGAGCCGATCCTGTACGGATGGCCCGAGGGGGCGACACGCCACTGGTGCGGCGACCGCGACCAGGGCGACGTCTGGAACATCAAGAAGCCGCAGAAGAACGACCTGCACCCGACGATGAAGCCGGTGGAGCTGGTCGAGCGCGCGATCCGCAATTCGAGTCGCCCCGGCAACGTGGTGCTCGACCCGTTCGGGGGCTCGGGGACGACCTTGATCGCTGCGGAAAAGTCAGGCCGCGTTGCGCGGCTGATCGAACTCGATCCGAAGTACGTGGACGTGATCGTGCGCCGGTGGGAGGACTTCACCGGCAAGCAGGCCACCCGGGAGGCGGATGGCGCGGTGCTCGATCAGGCGGCAAGCGACTCCTCAACGATCTCGCAGTGA
- a CDS encoding DUF3489 domain-containing protein encodes MTTTTLTPVQHAILAKAINTSGGKIDWFPDNIKGGARKKVLDGMFNRALITTDGTDWFVAAEGYDALGMPRPGVNKNGIGQFEANLDQIIANAEGASAAASDPELEAAVTAAEATWAKPRTRDNSKQAEVIRMLQRPEGATIGQICAATGWQAHTVRGTFAGAFKKKLGLTIVSDKPQGGERVYRIA; translated from the coding sequence ATGACCACCACCACCCTGACCCCGGTCCAGCACGCCATCCTGGCCAAGGCCATCAACACCAGCGGCGGCAAGATCGACTGGTTCCCCGACAACATCAAAGGCGGCGCACGCAAGAAGGTGCTCGACGGCATGTTCAACCGCGCCCTGATCACCACCGACGGCACCGACTGGTTCGTCGCCGCAGAGGGCTATGACGCCCTGGGCATGCCACGCCCGGGAGTGAACAAGAATGGCATCGGTCAATTCGAAGCCAATCTCGACCAGATCATCGCCAATGCTGAAGGCGCGTCAGCCGCCGCGAGCGATCCCGAACTGGAAGCCGCCGTAACCGCCGCCGAAGCAACGTGGGCCAAGCCGCGCACCCGCGACAACAGCAAGCAAGCGGAAGTGATCCGGATGCTGCAACGCCCCGAGGGCGCAACCATTGGCCAGATTTGCGCCGCCACCGGCTGGCAGGCGCACACGGTGCGCGGTACCTTTGCCGGAGCCTTCAAGAAAAAGCTGGGCCTGACCATCGTCTCGGACAAGCCGCAGGGCGGCGAGCGGGTGTACCGCATCGCCTGA
- a CDS encoding DUF6900 domain-containing protein → MSQIDTILTLIAQKHLGIDTLQTRHADSLDFHDTAVWCLKDALEAAFQAGVEFAASNPKAKDAEIAKD, encoded by the coding sequence ATGAGCCAGATCGACACCATCCTCACCCTCATCGCCCAGAAGCATCTGGGCATCGACACCCTGCAAACCCGCCACGCCGACAGCCTGGACTTCCACGACACGGCGGTGTGGTGCCTCAAGGACGCGTTGGAAGCAGCCTTCCAGGCCGGCGTCGAATTTGCCGCATCGAACCCGAAGGCCAAGGACGCGGAAATCGCCAAGGACTGA
- a CDS encoding elements of external origin, with translation MTMGLSIRAYARHRGVSHVAVKKAIDTGRITPLPDGTIDPQAADAQWAQNTLQPRRAAAADKAPATKVRVEPATPPPPRETPEVATPPLSAGGTSLLQARTVNEVLKAQLNKVELAHRKRELVDRAQAVAHVFKLARIERDAWLNWPARVSGQMASTLGVDPHTMHVALEAAVREHLIELGELRPRVD, from the coding sequence GTGACGATGGGACTCTCGATTCGCGCCTACGCGCGCCACCGTGGCGTGTCGCACGTGGCCGTGAAGAAGGCCATCGACACCGGGCGCATCACGCCGCTTCCCGACGGCACCATTGATCCGCAGGCGGCCGACGCGCAGTGGGCACAAAACACGTTGCAGCCGCGCAGGGCCGCAGCAGCCGACAAGGCGCCTGCAACGAAAGTGCGTGTAGAACCGGCGACGCCACCGCCTCCTCGTGAAACGCCGGAGGTCGCTACGCCGCCGCTATCGGCGGGCGGCACCTCACTGCTGCAGGCACGCACCGTCAACGAGGTGCTCAAGGCCCAGCTCAACAAGGTGGAGCTGGCCCACCGAAAAAGGGAACTGGTCGACCGGGCGCAGGCGGTCGCGCACGTGTTCAAGCTGGCGCGCATCGAGCGCGACGCCTGGCTCAACTGGCCGGCGCGCGTGTCCGGGCAGATGGCATCCACGCTCGGCGTCGACCCGCACACGATGCACGTGGCGCTGGAGGCCGCCGTGCGTGAGCACCTGATCGAGTTGGGCGAGCTGCGCCCGCGGGTGGATTGA
- a CDS encoding phage terminase large subunit family protein: protein MDDYEGADEIERAWRDGLTPDPLLTVSEWADRHRMLSSKASAEPGRWRTSRTPYLKAIMDCLSPTSPVERVVFMKAAQLGATEMGSNWIGYVIHHAPGPMMAVWPTVEMAKRNSKQRIDPLIEESSALAELIAPARSRDSGNTILAKEFRGGVLVMTGANSAVGLRSMPVRYLFLDEVDGYPLDVEGEGDAISLAEARTRTFARRKIFIVSTPTISGASAIEREYEASDQRRYFVPCPHCSHRQWLRFEQLRWDKGQPETAAYICESCDTSIPEHHKTWMLEHGEWRAMAPENGAKTAGFHLSSLYSPVGWRSWRDIAAAWEAAVNKESGSAAAIKTFKNTELGETWVEEGEAPDWQRLVERREDYRVGSVPQGGLLLVGAADVQKDRIEASVWAFGRGKESWLIEHRVLMGDTARDTVWKRLAELLAETWTHASGASMPLARFALDTGFATQEAYAFVRACRDSRVMAVKGVPRGAALIGTPTAIDVSQGGKKLRRGIKVYSVAVSIAKLEFYNNLRKSADVAEDGVTVTYPAGFVHLPKIDAEFIQQLCAEQLITRRDRNGFPVREWQKMRERNEALDCYVYARAAASAAGLDRFEERHWRELERQLGLAGPPALETPTESINEATQRGGLAVSGNRNTGRRVIKSRWLS from the coding sequence ATGGATGACTACGAAGGCGCCGACGAGATTGAACGCGCGTGGCGCGACGGGCTGACGCCCGATCCGCTGCTCACCGTGTCCGAATGGGCGGATCGGCACCGGATGCTCTCCAGCAAGGCCTCTGCCGAGCCAGGGCGCTGGCGTACCAGCCGCACGCCGTACCTCAAGGCCATCATGGACTGCCTGTCGCCGACCTCGCCGGTCGAGCGTGTGGTGTTCATGAAGGCCGCGCAGCTTGGCGCGACCGAGATGGGATCGAACTGGATCGGCTATGTGATCCATCACGCACCCGGGCCAATGATGGCGGTGTGGCCGACAGTGGAGATGGCCAAGCGCAACTCCAAGCAGCGGATCGATCCGCTGATCGAGGAGTCATCGGCACTGGCTGAACTGATTGCACCGGCGCGCAGTCGGGATTCCGGCAACACCATCCTGGCCAAGGAGTTTCGGGGTGGCGTGCTGGTGATGACCGGGGCCAACAGCGCGGTCGGGCTGCGCTCGATGCCGGTGCGCTACCTGTTCCTCGACGAGGTCGACGGCTATCCGCTGGACGTCGAGGGTGAAGGCGATGCGATCTCGCTGGCCGAGGCGCGCACGCGCACCTTTGCGCGGCGCAAGATCTTCATCGTCTCGACGCCGACGATTTCGGGGGCATCGGCCATTGAGCGCGAGTACGAGGCCAGCGACCAACGTCGCTACTTCGTGCCGTGTCCGCATTGCTCACACCGGCAGTGGCTGCGTTTCGAGCAGCTGCGTTGGGATAAAGGGCAACCGGAAACCGCCGCCTACATCTGCGAGTCGTGTGACACGTCTATCCCTGAGCATCACAAAACGTGGATGCTGGAGCACGGCGAGTGGCGCGCGATGGCCCCGGAGAACGGCGCCAAGACGGCGGGTTTTCACCTGTCCTCGCTGTACAGCCCGGTGGGCTGGCGTTCGTGGCGCGATATCGCCGCCGCGTGGGAAGCCGCCGTCAACAAGGAATCCGGCTCGGCCGCTGCCATCAAGACCTTCAAGAACACCGAGCTGGGCGAAACCTGGGTCGAAGAAGGTGAAGCGCCGGACTGGCAACGGCTGGTCGAGCGCCGCGAGGACTATCGCGTCGGCAGCGTGCCGCAAGGCGGTCTGTTGCTGGTGGGCGCAGCCGACGTGCAGAAGGATCGTATCGAGGCGTCGGTCTGGGCCTTTGGGCGCGGCAAGGAGTCCTGGCTCATCGAGCACCGCGTGCTGATGGGTGACACCGCCCGCGACACGGTGTGGAAGCGCCTTGCTGAATTGCTGGCCGAGACATGGACACACGCCTCCGGCGCATCGATGCCGCTGGCCCGCTTTGCACTGGATACCGGGTTTGCGACGCAGGAGGCCTACGCCTTTGTGCGGGCCTGCCGCGATTCGCGTGTGATGGCGGTCAAGGGGGTACCTCGCGGTGCAGCCTTGATCGGCACGCCGACCGCCATCGATGTCTCGCAGGGCGGCAAGAAGCTGCGCCGGGGCATCAAGGTGTACTCGGTGGCGGTCAGCATCGCCAAGCTGGAGTTCTACAACAACCTGCGCAAGAGCGCGGATGTGGCCGAGGACGGCGTGACGGTGACCTACCCGGCCGGGTTCGTCCATCTGCCCAAGATCGACGCTGAGTTCATCCAGCAACTCTGCGCGGAACAACTGATCACCCGCCGCGACCGCAACGGCTTTCCGGTGCGTGAGTGGCAAAAGATGCGTGAGCGCAATGAGGCGCTCGACTGCTACGTCTACGCCCGCGCGGCTGCATCGGCGGCGGGTCTGGATCGCTTCGAGGAACGTCACTGGCGGGAACTGGAGCGACAACTGGGGCTGGCCGGTCCGCCAGCCCTTGAAACACCTACTGAATCGATCAACGAGGCCACCCAACGCGGTGGCCTCGCTGTTTCTGGCAATCGCAACACCGGTCGGCGCGTGATCAAAAGCCGCTGGCTGTCCTGA
- a CDS encoding phage head-tail joining protein, giving the protein MAYTQAHLDALEAALIKGEKRVTFGDKTVEYRSVEELQAAIRAVKRDLFEQAVDTGLWPGAPRQIRVTTGKGF; this is encoded by the coding sequence ATGGCCTACACACAAGCACACCTCGACGCACTGGAAGCGGCGCTGATCAAGGGCGAAAAGCGCGTGACCTTCGGCGACAAGACCGTCGAGTACCGCAGCGTCGAGGAACTCCAGGCCGCCATTCGCGCGGTCAAGCGCGACCTCTTCGAGCAGGCCGTGGACACCGGGCTGTGGCCTGGCGCGCCACGCCAGATCCGGGTCACCACCGGTAAAGGGTTCTGA